The Candidatus Tectomicrobia bacterium genome includes a window with the following:
- a CDS encoding peroxiredoxin family protein encodes MELQEHLKAIRERNTEVVAVSTDGALEMNLSIRELGVRFPLISDPQQRVIRQFGVPLLKDGVARPTTVLIDLKGIVRLVYVGTDFSDRPSIRAILQALAWL; translated from the coding sequence GTGGAGCTGCAGGAGCATCTCAAGGCCATCCGGGAGAGAAATACCGAGGTCGTCGCTGTCAGCACGGACGGCGCCTTGGAGATGAACCTCTCGATCCGGGAACTGGGTGTTCGGTTCCCCCTCATCTCGGATCCGCAGCAAAGGGTGATTCGCCAGTTCGGCGTTCCGCTTCTGAAAGATGGGGTCGCGCGGCCCACGACGGTCCTCATCGATCTCAAGGGCATCGTCCGGCTGGTTTACGTGGGAACGGATTTTTCGGATCGGCCGTCCATCCGGGCCATTCTCCAGGCCCTGGCTTGGCTCTGA
- a CDS encoding ABC transporter substrate-binding protein has translation MARPVTFSPPRQLLSPLPRFRQPARRAAPAILAAFLLAVLLAGGGCGGGEAPAGGRALIVGVDSNPTSLDPRLSQDAISWQLQRLLFRQLLAYDASGAAALDAAEAWEASPLVHRFRLKEGIRFHDGSPLTSADVKFTFDSIRDPAMGSPKAAALRELAAIETPSPREVAFRLKRPSASFPEALMVGIVPRSAAGAGKDFGSRPVGTGPFRFVRFVPDEKIELAAFAGHPAPPEFERLIFRILPEETIRILELESGGLHLLQSTFSPDFLPRLEAHPRLRVQSRPGTNFTYIGFNLRDPILAKPKVRRAIALAIDRDPIIRHILKGLARKADGLLPRGHWAHAPGLPALHHDPARARQLLDEAGFPDPDGPGPLPRFALVFKTSQSEIRRRTASVIADQLARVGIEVKVRAYEWGTFFGDIRTGNFQLYSLTWVGISDPDIYRFVFHSAQAPPEGLNRGRYSNRRVDGLVEEAQRVLDRGRRAPLYHEVQRILAEDLPYVNLWHAENAAALDRRIEGFEVYPNEDLISLARARFAPAGAGEKR, from the coding sequence ATGGCCCGACCCGTGACCTTTTCTCCGCCACGCCAGCTCCTCTCGCCGCTCCCGCGCTTCCGGCAACCGGCCCGGCGGGCCGCGCCCGCGATTCTGGCGGCCTTTCTGCTGGCCGTCTTGCTGGCCGGGGGAGGCTGCGGCGGGGGGGAGGCTCCCGCCGGCGGCCGGGCCCTCATCGTCGGGGTGGACAGCAACCCCACCAGCCTCGACCCGCGCCTCTCCCAGGACGCCATCTCCTGGCAGCTCCAGCGCCTGCTCTTTCGCCAGCTCCTCGCCTACGACGCCTCGGGCGCCGCCGCCCTGGACGCGGCGGAGGCGTGGGAGGCCTCGCCCCTCGTCCACCGCTTCCGCCTGAAAGAGGGCATCCGCTTCCACGACGGCTCTCCTCTCACCTCGGCGGACGTGAAGTTCACTTTCGATTCCATCCGCGATCCCGCGATGGGCTCCCCCAAGGCGGCGGCGCTGCGGGAGCTGGCCGCCATCGAGACCCCCTCCCCGCGCGAGGTGGCCTTTCGCCTGAAGCGGCCCTCGGCCTCCTTCCCCGAGGCGCTCATGGTCGGGATCGTGCCCCGGAGCGCGGCGGGGGCGGGCAAGGACTTCGGATCGCGGCCCGTGGGGACGGGGCCCTTCCGCTTCGTCCGCTTCGTGCCCGACGAAAAGATCGAGCTCGCCGCCTTCGCGGGGCACCCCGCGCCGCCCGAATTCGAGCGGCTGATCTTCCGCATCCTCCCGGAGGAGACCATCCGCATCCTGGAGCTGGAGAGCGGCGGCCTGCACCTGCTGCAGAGCACGTTCTCGCCGGACTTCCTCCCGCGCCTCGAGGCCCATCCGCGCCTGCGGGTCCAGAGCCGCCCGGGCACGAACTTCACCTACATCGGCTTCAACCTGCGGGACCCGATTCTCGCGAAGCCCAAGGTCCGCCGCGCCATCGCCCTGGCGATCGACCGGGATCCCATCATCCGCCACATCCTGAAGGGCCTGGCCCGCAAGGCGGACGGCCTCCTCCCGCGCGGGCACTGGGCCCACGCGCCGGGCCTCCCCGCCCTGCACCACGACCCGGCCCGGGCCCGGCAGCTCCTCGACGAGGCGGGCTTCCCGGACCCGGACGGCCCGGGGCCCCTGCCGCGCTTCGCGCTCGTCTTCAAGACCTCCCAGAGCGAGATCCGCCGCCGCACCGCGAGCGTCATCGCCGATCAGCTCGCGCGGGTGGGCATCGAGGTGAAGGTGCGCGCCTACGAGTGGGGCACCTTCTTCGGGGACATCCGCACCGGGAACTTCCAGCTCTACAGCCTGACCTGGGTGGGCATCTCGGACCCGGACATCTACCGCTTCGTCTTCCACAGCGCCCAGGCGCCGCCCGAGGGCCTGAACCGGGGGCGGTACTCGAACCGGCGGGTGGACGGGCTGGTGGAGGAGGCCCAGCGCGTCCTCGACCGCGGCCGCCGGGCGCCGCTCTATCACGAGGTCCAGCGGATCCTGGCGGAGGACCTCCCCTACGTGAACCTCTGGCACGCCGAGAACGCCGCCGCCCTCGACCGCCGCATCGAGGGCTTCGAGGTCTACCCGAACGAGGACCTGATCTCGCTCGCCCGGGCCCGCTTCGCCCCCGCGGGGGCCGGGGAGAAGCGCTAG
- a CDS encoding cobalamin B12-binding domain-containing protein: protein MPERKIRVLVAKPGLDGHDRGAKVVARALRDAGMEVIYTGLRQTPEQIASAALQEDVDAVGLSILSGAHNLLFPRIRELLDAQGMEDVLLFGGGIIPEADARALKEKRVDAVFTPGAPLHTIVTYVRDAVEARRAGKGA from the coding sequence ATGCCCGAGCGCAAGATCCGCGTCCTGGTGGCGAAGCCAGGCCTGGACGGCCACGACCGCGGCGCCAAGGTGGTGGCCCGGGCGCTCAGGGACGCGGGGATGGAGGTGATCTACACCGGGCTCCGCCAGACGCCCGAGCAGATCGCCTCGGCCGCCCTCCAGGAGGACGTGGACGCGGTGGGTCTCTCCATCCTCTCGGGGGCGCACAACCTCCTCTTCCCGCGCATCCGGGAGCTGCTGGACGCCCAGGGGATGGAGGACGTCCTCCTCTTCGGCGGGGGCATCATCCCCGAGGCGGACGCCCGCGCCCTGAAGGAGAAGAGGGTGGACGCCGTCTTCACCCCCGGCGCCCCCCTGCACACCATCGTCACCTACGTGCGGGACGCGGTGGAGGCGCGCCGGGCCGGGAAGGGGGCCTGA
- a CDS encoding type II toxin-antitoxin system HicB family antitoxin, giving the protein MKYKIALLKTDEGYSVSVPGLPGCWSQGSTEEEALQNIQDAIREYLAAREGLLEGAEVREVEVTT; this is encoded by the coding sequence ATGAAGTACAAAATCGCGCTGTTGAAGACGGATGAGGGCTACAGCGTCTCCGTCCCTGGCCTGCCGGGCTGCTGGTCGCAGGGTTCGACGGAGGAGGAAGCGCTCCAGAACATCCAGGACGCGATCCGGGAATATCTCGCCGCCCGCGAGGGGCTTTTGGAGGGGGCGGAGGTGCGCGAGGTCGAGGTCACGACCTAG
- a CDS encoding 3'-5' exoribonuclease: MKFIAVDVETANADMASICAIGAAAFEDGQLSSEWYSLVDPDDYFDPVNVSIHGIDERMVAGSPTYRDAASTIERLFCDAVVVTHTHFDRVAIHQAARRWTLEPPRCNWLDSAKAARRAWAECARSGYGLADACKRIGYKLRPHNALHNALEDAKAAGHVLLAAMSEMGLDLEGILRRVRLPIDPSSASSGAIKRTGNPDGSLFGEVVVFTGALEIPRREAADLAAVVGCEVAPGVTKATTLLVVGDLDVKRLAGHQKSSKHRKAEELIAKGFPIRIIRETDFREFIGAAQDGV; this comes from the coding sequence ATGAAGTTCATTGCTGTTGACGTCGAGACCGCCAATGCAGACATGGCCTCAATCTGCGCGATTGGCGCGGCAGCCTTTGAGGACGGCCAGCTTTCTTCAGAATGGTATTCACTGGTTGATCCGGACGATTACTTTGACCCGGTAAATGTCTCCATCCACGGTATTGACGAGCGCATGGTTGCCGGGTCGCCGACATATCGGGACGCAGCGAGCACCATTGAACGGCTTTTCTGTGACGCAGTGGTGGTGACGCACACGCATTTTGATCGGGTAGCAATCCACCAAGCCGCACGTCGGTGGACCCTTGAGCCGCCTCGCTGCAACTGGCTAGACTCAGCCAAGGCGGCGCGCCGCGCCTGGGCGGAGTGTGCCCGGAGTGGCTATGGGCTTGCGGACGCGTGCAAACGGATTGGCTACAAGCTACGTCCCCACAACGCCTTGCACAATGCCTTGGAGGATGCGAAGGCCGCTGGACACGTGCTACTCGCGGCGATGTCCGAGATGGGGCTTGATCTCGAAGGCATTCTCCGACGGGTCCGCCTGCCGATCGATCCCAGCAGTGCAAGTTCCGGAGCAATTAAGCGCACAGGTAACCCGGATGGTTCGCTATTTGGTGAGGTGGTCGTATTCACCGGCGCGCTGGAAATACCTCGGCGTGAGGCGGCTGACTTAGCTGCTGTCGTTGGATGCGAGGTGGCACCGGGCGTGACTAAGGCAACGACGCTCTTGGTTGTCGGTGACCTGGATGTGAAGCGGCTGGCGGGCCACCAGAAGAGTTCCAAGCACCGCAAAGCTGAGGAGTTGATAGCCAAGGGTTTTCCTATTCGGATCATCCGCGAGACTGACTTCCGCGAGTTCATAGGAGCGGCCCAAGACGGAGTTTGA
- the recJ gene encoding single-stranded-DNA-specific exonuclease RecJ translates to MTPQAAGPRPLARGAAAQSWRVRPADEDEVRRLAAGLDAPPLLARLLSLRGIRSPEDARLFLQAPLTGLHDPFEMLGMDAAAAHLAGEVERGGPVGVYGDYDVDGITSTALLVRFFRSLGIEAPYHVPRRLEEGYGLHLAGLLRLKEAGCRTVVTVDCGITAAEVAAEAKAQGLRLIVTDHHRPPERLPEALAVLNPRRPGCPYPFKGLTGAGIAFKLAAAVRRLLRDKGFARSLPNLKQHLDLVALGTVADVAPLLGENHILVRAGLGALSAPPGLPDRRKAGVRALQAAADLKADEINAGHVGFVLGPRLNAAGRVGDPRAAVELLLTDDLAEAHAVAVLLDDWNHQRQELQQEALEEAEVLLAAAGEAGLGGAIVLASERWHSGVIGIVASKLAEAYRLPAALIRLDGEGGRGSVRGVEGFHVYRALEGCADCLVQFGGHKEAAGLAIRRGMVDAFRARFQEASRLALGPERGEEVLWLDASVGFSDLDLGLIERLEEMAPFGPGNPRPLLGAAGVEVVGVPGFAGRDREHLKLALRHQGRTMEAIGFGMGPLAREGGLPPGKIDIACCPCVNRWRGSTKLQLELKAIRPAGG, encoded by the coding sequence GTGACCCCTCAGGCCGCCGGCCCCCGCCCCCTCGCGCGCGGGGCCGCGGCGCAATCGTGGCGCGTCCGCCCCGCGGATGAGGACGAGGTCCGGCGCCTCGCCGCCGGGCTGGACGCTCCTCCCCTCCTGGCCCGGCTCCTCTCGCTGCGCGGCATCCGAAGCCCCGAGGACGCCCGGCTCTTCCTCCAAGCCCCGCTCACCGGCCTCCACGATCCCTTCGAGATGCTCGGGATGGACGCGGCCGCCGCCCACCTGGCCGGGGAGGTGGAGCGGGGCGGCCCCGTCGGGGTGTACGGCGACTACGACGTGGACGGCATCACCTCCACGGCCCTCCTGGTCCGCTTCTTCCGCTCCCTGGGAATCGAGGCGCCCTACCACGTGCCCCGGCGGCTCGAGGAGGGCTACGGCCTCCACCTCGCCGGCCTCCTGCGGCTGAAGGAGGCGGGGTGCCGGACGGTGGTGACGGTGGACTGCGGAATCACGGCGGCGGAGGTGGCCGCCGAGGCCAAGGCCCAAGGCCTCCGCCTCATCGTGACCGATCACCACCGCCCGCCCGAACGGCTCCCGGAGGCCCTGGCCGTCCTCAACCCCCGGCGGCCCGGCTGTCCCTATCCCTTCAAGGGGCTGACCGGGGCCGGGATCGCCTTCAAGCTCGCGGCGGCGGTGCGGCGGCTCCTTCGGGACAAGGGCTTCGCGCGCTCCCTCCCCAACCTCAAGCAGCACCTCGACCTCGTCGCCCTGGGCACGGTGGCGGACGTGGCGCCCCTCCTGGGGGAGAACCACATCCTCGTGCGGGCGGGGCTCGGGGCGCTCTCCGCGCCGCCCGGCCTCCCGGACCGGCGCAAGGCGGGGGTCCGCGCCCTCCAGGCGGCGGCGGACCTCAAGGCGGACGAGATCAACGCCGGGCACGTCGGCTTCGTCCTGGGCCCGCGCCTCAACGCCGCCGGGCGGGTGGGGGACCCCCGGGCGGCGGTGGAGCTCCTCCTGACGGACGATCTGGCCGAGGCGCACGCCGTCGCCGTCCTCCTGGACGACTGGAACCACCAGCGCCAGGAGCTCCAGCAGGAGGCGCTGGAGGAGGCGGAGGTCCTCCTCGCGGCGGCCGGGGAGGCGGGCCTCGGCGGGGCCATCGTGCTCGCGAGCGAGCGCTGGCACTCCGGCGTGATCGGGATCGTGGCCTCCAAGCTGGCGGAGGCCTACCGGCTTCCCGCCGCCCTGATCCGCCTCGACGGCGAGGGGGGCCGGGGCTCGGTGCGCGGGGTCGAGGGCTTCCACGTCTACCGGGCGCTCGAGGGTTGCGCGGACTGCCTCGTCCAGTTCGGGGGCCACAAGGAGGCGGCGGGGCTGGCGATCCGGCGCGGGATGGTGGACGCCTTCCGGGCGCGCTTCCAGGAGGCCAGCCGGCTCGCCCTGGGGCCGGAGCGCGGGGAAGAGGTGCTGTGGCTGGACGCCTCGGTGGGCTTCTCCGACCTGGACCTCGGCCTCATCGAGCGGCTGGAGGAGATGGCCCCCTTCGGGCCCGGGAACCCCCGGCCCCTCCTCGGGGCGGCGGGCGTTGAGGTGGTGGGCGTCCCGGGCTTCGCCGGCCGCGACCGCGAGCACCTCAAGCTCGCCCTGCGCCACCAGGGGCGGACGATGGAGGCCATCGGCTTCGGGATGGGCCCCCTCGCGCGGGAGGGCGGCCTCCCCCCCGGCAAGATCGACATCGCCTGCTGCCCCTGCGTCAACCGCTGGCGGGGTTCCACCAAGCTCCAGCTCGAGCTCAAGGCGATACGGCCGGCGGGGGGATAG
- a CDS encoding ABC transporter permease — protein sequence MRRFLLRRLLLLLPVLWGVSTLVFLVTHVIPGDPVDLMLGETARPAQREEMRKALGLDRPLPVQYAEFLGDLLRGDLGSSLHQRRPVAGLIAERAPATAELALASLAVAMLIAFPLGMAAARRAGSWLDLLAGMLAVLGASLPVFWLGPLLIIAFSLGLGWFPVSGRAGPLSLVLPAATLGMALAAILMRMARSSLLEVLPQDYLATARAKGLSERRVLWLHALRNACLPLITILGLQMGALLSGAIITETVFAWPGVGRLTIQAIAARDYPVVQGCVLFIAGVYVAVNFLADLAYAWLDPRVRLG from the coding sequence ATGCGCCGCTTCCTCCTGCGCCGCCTGCTCCTGCTCCTCCCCGTGCTGTGGGGGGTCTCGACCCTCGTCTTTCTCGTCACCCACGTCATCCCGGGCGACCCGGTGGACCTCATGCTGGGCGAGACGGCCCGCCCGGCCCAGCGCGAGGAGATGCGCAAGGCCCTGGGGCTCGACCGCCCCCTCCCCGTCCAGTACGCGGAGTTCCTGGGCGATCTCCTCCGGGGCGACCTGGGCAGCTCTCTCCATCAGCGCCGCCCCGTCGCGGGCCTCATCGCCGAGCGCGCGCCCGCCACGGCGGAGCTGGCCCTGGCCTCCCTCGCGGTGGCCATGCTGATCGCCTTCCCCCTCGGCATGGCGGCCGCCCGGCGGGCGGGCTCGTGGCTGGATCTCCTCGCGGGGATGCTGGCCGTGCTGGGGGCGAGCCTGCCCGTCTTCTGGCTGGGGCCGCTCCTCATCATCGCCTTCTCGCTGGGGCTGGGCTGGTTCCCGGTCTCGGGCCGGGCGGGGCCCCTGAGCCTCGTGCTGCCCGCCGCCACGCTGGGCATGGCGCTCGCCGCCATCCTGATGCGGATGGCGCGGTCGAGCCTCCTCGAGGTGCTGCCCCAGGACTACCTGGCGACGGCGCGCGCCAAGGGGCTCTCCGAGCGGCGGGTGCTCTGGCTCCACGCCCTGCGGAACGCCTGCCTCCCCCTCATCACCATCCTGGGCCTCCAGATGGGGGCGCTACTCTCGGGCGCCATCATCACCGAGACGGTCTTCGCCTGGCCGGGGGTGGGCCGGCTCACCATTCAGGCCATCGCCGCGCGGGACTATCCCGTCGTCCAGGGCTGCGTGCTCTTCATCGCGGGGGTGTACGTGGCGGTGAACTTCCTGGCCGACCTGGCCTACGCCTGGCTCGACCCGCGCGTGAGGCTCGGCTGA
- a CDS encoding tetratricopeptide repeat protein, translated as MARAKPALSLAGLLFLLGGCAGAPSPKEPPAAPPAAASGQAKPPSAPSTGQAIALFNRGEEHFRHGEYPEAERLFLQAAEADPRLHPAFQALGEAREKTGKKKEAAEAYRRALRLKPDDPKAHLALGRLGEEGGQMEAALYHYERAAGLAPDSFLAHFRLGLLRAERGQADAAIHHLRAAVRLDPSHPRARYLLWMGLARRGGSEGYEVELGRGLVEEGNTLPIRFYQGQAAEHFRAGRVEEALRAIQKAVDVNPNWRGREWRGVIEDMERYRRARR; from the coding sequence ATGGCCCGGGCGAAACCCGCCCTGTCCCTCGCCGGCCTTCTTTTCCTTCTGGGAGGATGCGCGGGGGCCCCATCCCCGAAGGAGCCCCCCGCCGCGCCCCCGGCGGCGGCTTCCGGCCAAGCCAAGCCCCCCTCCGCACCCTCCACCGGGCAGGCCATCGCCCTCTTCAACCGGGGGGAGGAGCACTTCCGCCACGGGGAGTACCCCGAGGCGGAGCGCCTCTTCCTCCAGGCCGCCGAGGCCGACCCGCGCCTCCATCCCGCCTTCCAGGCCCTGGGCGAGGCCCGGGAGAAGACGGGCAAGAAGAAGGAGGCGGCCGAGGCCTACCGCCGGGCGCTCCGCCTCAAGCCGGACGACCCCAAGGCCCACCTCGCCCTGGGGCGCCTGGGGGAGGAGGGGGGCCAGATGGAGGCGGCGCTCTACCACTACGAGCGGGCGGCCGGGCTCGCGCCGGACAGCTTCCTCGCGCACTTCCGGCTGGGGCTCCTGCGGGCGGAGCGCGGGCAGGCGGACGCGGCCATCCACCATCTGCGGGCGGCCGTCCGGCTCGACCCCTCCCACCCCCGCGCCCGCTACCTCCTCTGGATGGGCCTCGCGCGGCGCGGCGGCTCGGAGGGCTACGAGGTGGAGCTGGGCCGCGGCCTCGTCGAGGAGGGCAACACCCTCCCCATCCGCTTCTACCAGGGGCAGGCGGCGGAGCACTTCCGCGCGGGGCGGGTGGAGGAGGCCCTGCGCGCCATCCAGAAGGCAGTGGACGTGAACCCGAACTGGCGCGGCCGGGAGTGGCGCGGCGTCATCGAGGACATGGAGCGCTACCGCCGGGCGAGGCGGTAG
- the dacB gene encoding D-alanyl-D-alanine carboxypeptidase/D-alanyl-D-alanine-endopeptidase, producing MSVTPAVRIGASALAGAFALLLGMGTAHPAPAPKAVPKKAEPGIMSAAALEGGLRRAIARQCQRPGSVSVHVRSLTAGETLFSHEAREKRIPASNLKLATTAAALARLGPDYTFPTDVYSDGAFRGPLLAGNLYFKGYGDPFLVQERVRELAHELRARGLRRVKGDLVADETYFDSERFGKGWHAEGSLRPYQAPHGALSFNFNVIWVIVTPGQNPGEPARVRLDAPAETVRLEGGIETGPRNGRPAVQFSRHLSGGLDRIRVGGTVPAGGSQVTYPVTISDPAMYAAGAFALFLKEAGILLEGRIRRGSTPADAELLARTLSRPLGELVRDVNKISNNFMAEQILKTLGAEEHGLPGTAEKGVRAVRDFLVSVGVPADGFELADGSGLSRLNRFSAEGLVALLEGVHRDFRLRPEFEASLAVVGVDGTVRKKLQRTGSVRRVRVKSGLLDGVQSLSGYGLADNGELIAFAIISNDSACHAERLFRDMILDMTDLDRPLPPALAHETAGVRRTLALPMPDPRRRDSWRARHRARLGPAPETADTASVGKVKASAGEEVPPAGLSIIESESAPPGDRGARP from the coding sequence ATGAGCGTGACCCCGGCAGTGAGAATCGGCGCTTCGGCCCTCGCGGGCGCTTTTGCGCTCCTTCTCGGCATGGGAACGGCCCATCCGGCCCCCGCCCCCAAGGCGGTGCCGAAGAAGGCCGAGCCGGGAATCATGTCGGCCGCGGCCCTGGAGGGGGGCCTCCGGCGGGCGATCGCGCGGCAGTGCCAGCGCCCCGGCAGCGTGAGCGTGCACGTGCGCTCCCTCACCGCCGGGGAAACCCTCTTCTCCCACGAGGCCCGCGAGAAGCGCATCCCCGCCTCGAACCTCAAGCTGGCGACGACCGCCGCGGCGCTCGCCCGCCTCGGGCCGGACTACACCTTCCCCACCGACGTTTACTCCGACGGCGCTTTCCGGGGCCCCCTGCTCGCGGGGAACCTCTACTTCAAGGGATACGGCGACCCGTTCCTCGTGCAGGAGCGGGTGCGGGAGCTGGCCCACGAGCTCCGCGCGCGGGGCCTGCGGCGGGTCAAGGGCGACCTGGTGGCGGACGAAACCTACTTCGACTCCGAGCGCTTCGGGAAGGGCTGGCACGCCGAGGGCTCGCTCCGCCCCTACCAGGCGCCGCACGGCGCCCTCTCGTTCAACTTCAACGTCATCTGGGTCATCGTCACGCCGGGGCAGAACCCGGGCGAGCCCGCCCGGGTGCGCCTCGACGCCCCGGCCGAAACCGTCCGGCTCGAGGGCGGAATCGAGACGGGCCCCCGAAACGGCCGGCCGGCCGTGCAGTTCTCCCGCCACCTGTCGGGCGGCCTCGACCGCATCCGGGTGGGCGGCACCGTGCCCGCCGGGGGCTCGCAGGTCACCTATCCCGTCACCATCTCGGACCCCGCGATGTACGCCGCCGGAGCCTTCGCCCTCTTCCTGAAGGAGGCGGGGATTCTCCTGGAGGGCCGGATCCGGCGCGGCAGCACCCCGGCCGATGCCGAGCTCCTCGCCCGCACGCTCTCCCGCCCCCTGGGGGAGCTGGTGCGCGACGTGAACAAGATCAGCAACAACTTCATGGCAGAGCAGATCCTCAAGACCCTCGGCGCCGAAGAGCACGGGCTGCCCGGGACGGCGGAGAAGGGCGTCCGGGCCGTGCGGGATTTCCTGGTGTCGGTGGGGGTCCCGGCGGACGGCTTCGAGCTGGCCGACGGCTCCGGCCTCAGCCGGCTGAACCGCTTCTCGGCGGAGGGTCTGGTGGCGCTGCTCGAAGGGGTGCACCGCGACTTCCGCCTGCGCCCGGAGTTCGAGGCGTCGCTCGCGGTCGTGGGGGTGGACGGCACGGTGCGGAAGAAGCTGCAGCGCACCGGCTCGGTCCGGCGGGTGCGGGTGAAGAGCGGCCTCCTCGACGGGGTGCAGAGCCTGAGCGGCTACGGGCTGGCCGACAACGGCGAGCTCATCGCCTTCGCCATCATCTCGAACGACAGCGCCTGCCACGCCGAGCGGCTCTTCCGCGACATGATCCTGGACATGACCGATCTGGACCGCCCCCTGCCCCCCGCCCTGGCGCATGAGACGGCGGGCGTCCGGCGGACCCTGGCCCTGCCGATGCCCGATCCCCGCCGGAGGGACAGCTGGCGCGCCCGGCACCGGGCCCGCCTGGGGCCCGCGCCGGAGACGGCCGACACGGCCTCGGTCGGCAAGGTGAAGGCCTCGGCGGGGGAGGAGGTTCCCCCAGCCGGGCTCAGCATCATCGAGAGCGAGAGCGCGCCGCCGGGGGACCGGGGCGCGCGTCCGTGA
- a CDS encoding ABC transporter permease has translation MRGRLALAFGGTLLALLVLAALAAPWLAPHHPYAQDLAGGLSLPGPEHPFGQDKLGRDILSRVLHGGRVSLLVGFTAVLVSLLVGTAVGGLAGTAGGAWDEGLMRLADVFQAFPGILLAIALMSVLDPRLSNVVVSLAAFGWVGYARLVRAQVISLREREFVTAARAAGAKPRRIFARHLLANLISPVIVEASFGAAGAIVAESGLSFLGLGIQPPEPSWGAMLAEGRDFLLIAPHLTLFPGVAIALTVMSLNILGDGLRDWLDPTGRR, from the coding sequence ATGCGCGGCCGGCTCGCCCTCGCCTTCGGGGGCACGCTCCTCGCCCTTCTCGTGCTGGCCGCCCTGGCCGCGCCCTGGCTCGCCCCCCACCACCCCTACGCCCAGGACCTGGCCGGGGGGCTCTCCCTGCCCGGGCCGGAGCACCCCTTCGGCCAGGACAAGTTGGGGCGCGACATCCTGAGCCGGGTGCTCCACGGCGGGCGGGTCTCCCTCCTCGTGGGCTTCACGGCGGTGCTCGTCTCGCTCCTGGTGGGGACCGCGGTGGGGGGGCTCGCGGGCACGGCGGGCGGGGCCTGGGACGAGGGCCTGATGCGGCTCGCCGACGTGTTCCAGGCCTTCCCGGGCATCCTCCTGGCCATCGCGCTGATGTCGGTGCTGGACCCCCGGCTCTCGAACGTGGTCGTCTCGCTTGCGGCCTTCGGCTGGGTGGGCTACGCGCGCCTGGTGCGGGCCCAGGTGATCTCGCTCCGGGAGCGGGAGTTCGTGACGGCGGCCCGGGCGGCGGGAGCGAAGCCTAGGCGCATCTTCGCGCGCCACCTGCTCGCGAACCTGATCTCGCCGGTGATCGTGGAGGCGAGCTTCGGGGCGGCGGGGGCCATCGTGGCCGAGTCGGGGCTCTCGTTCCTGGGGCTGGGCATCCAGCCGCCCGAGCCGAGCTGGGGCGCGATGCTGGCCGAGGGGCGGGATTTCCTCCTGATCGCGCCCCACCTCACCCTCTTCCCGGGGGTCGCCATCGCGCTCACGGTGATGAGCTTGAACATCCTGGGGGACGGCCTCAGGGACTGGCTCGATCCGACGGGGAGGAGGTAG